One Streptococcus gallolyticus subsp. gallolyticus DSM 16831 DNA window includes the following coding sequences:
- the pepV gene encoding dipeptidase PepV, whose translation MTVDFKAEVEKRKDAMMEDLFALLRINSERDDSKADKEHPFGPGPVKALEHFLAMAERDGYKTRNIDNYAGDFEFGEGDEVLGIFAHLDVVPAGSGWDTDPYEPVIKDGRLYARGSSDDKGPTMACYYALKIIKELGLPVSKKVRFIVGTDEESGWGDMEYYFAHNGLKDPNFGFSPDAEFPIINGEKGNITEFLHFAGDNNGAFTLNSFDAGLRDNMVPESATAIFTADSTLAELQEKLTAYTTAENLTAELTQEGDAFRLTVVGKSAHGSTPELGINGATYLAKFLNQFAFEGAAKAYLETAANVLHGDFAGENLGVAYTDEKMGALSMNAGVFKFDRNSDDNTITLNFRYPQGTDAQTIKAELEKLNGVTKVTLSDHEHTPHYVPADDPLVATLLSVYEKQTGLKGYEQVIGGGTFGRLLKRGVAFGAMFPDYVNTMHQANEFADVEDLYRAAAIYAEALYELIK comes from the coding sequence ATGACAGTAGATTTTAAAGCAGAAGTTGAAAAACGTAAAGATGCCATGATGGAAGACCTCTTTGCTCTTTTGCGTATCAACTCAGAACGTGATGACAGCAAAGCTGACAAAGAACACCCATTTGGACCTGGTCCAGTAAAAGCTTTGGAACATTTCCTAGCTATGGCTGAACGTGATGGTTACAAAACACGTAACATTGATAACTATGCTGGTGATTTTGAATTTGGTGAAGGTGACGAAGTTCTCGGAATCTTTGCTCACTTAGACGTTGTGCCTGCAGGTAGCGGTTGGGATACTGACCCTTATGAGCCAGTTATCAAAGATGGACGCCTTTATGCGCGTGGGTCATCTGATGATAAAGGTCCAACAATGGCATGTTACTATGCCCTAAAAATCATCAAAGAACTTGGTTTGCCAGTATCTAAAAAAGTTCGTTTCATCGTTGGTACTGATGAAGAATCAGGCTGGGGCGATATGGAATATTATTTTGCTCACAATGGCTTGAAAGACCCTAATTTTGGTTTCTCTCCAGATGCTGAATTCCCAATTATCAATGGTGAAAAAGGAAATATCACAGAATTCCTACACTTTGCAGGTGACAATAACGGTGCCTTCACATTGAATAGTTTCGATGCTGGACTTCGTGATAACATGGTGCCAGAATCAGCAACAGCTATCTTCACAGCTGACAGCACTTTGGCTGAACTTCAAGAAAAATTAACAGCATACACAACAGCTGAAAACTTGACTGCTGAACTGACTCAAGAAGGCGACGCTTTCCGTTTGACAGTTGTCGGAAAATCAGCTCACGGTTCAACACCAGAACTTGGTATCAACGGTGCAACATACCTTGCTAAATTCCTTAACCAATTTGCTTTTGAAGGAGCTGCTAAAGCTTATCTTGAAACAGCAGCAAACGTTCTTCACGGTGATTTTGCAGGTGAAAACCTTGGTGTTGCCTATACTGATGAAAAAATGGGCGCTCTTAGCATGAACGCTGGTGTTTTCAAATTTGACCGCAACTCAGATGACAATACAATCACTCTTAACTTCCGTTACCCACAAGGTACAGATGCGCAAACTATCAAAGCTGAACTTGAAAAACTTAACGGTGTGACAAAAGTAACACTTTCAGATCACGAACACACACCACACTATGTTCCAGCTGATGACCCATTGGTTGCAACACTTCTTTCTGTTTACGAAAAACAAACAGGCTTGAAAGGTTACGAACAAGTTATTGGTGGTGGTACATTTGGACGCCTTCTTAAACGTGGTGTTGCTTTCGGTGCAATGTTCCCAGATTATGTCAATACAATGCACCAAGCAAATGAATTTGCCGACGTTGAAGACCTTTACCGTGCTGCAGCAATCTACGCCGAAGCACTTTACGAATTGATTAAATAA